From a single Streptomyces sp. 1331.2 genomic region:
- a CDS encoding DUF2207 domain-containing protein — translation MALVLFLIILAIVLGIVGVAIHGLIYLLFIGIAVLIIAVAISAVRFRHGGRSSNR, via the coding sequence ATGGCACTGGTCCTGTTCCTGATCATCCTGGCGATCGTGCTCGGCATCGTCGGCGTGGCCATCCACGGCCTGATCTACCTGCTGTTCATCGGCATTGCCGTACTGATCATCGCCGTGGCCATTTCCGCTGTCCGGTTCCGGCACGGCGGCCGCTCCTCCAACCGCTGA
- a CDS encoding DUF5994 family protein — MSDEAGASHHGLLPDRFRQAAQPGTVLLRLETTQSREGALDGAWWPHSRDIRAELPGLVRALTEHLGPIASVGLDTEAWDDIPARLVVDGRSVHIDRYPVGDDTVIITRGDRDHFSLLVVPPQASQEAALAAMARAVEADGTDSARQILIATGTGLEPPAEAS; from the coding sequence ATGTCGGACGAAGCCGGTGCCTCGCACCACGGGCTTCTGCCGGACCGGTTCCGGCAGGCCGCGCAGCCGGGGACGGTCCTGCTGCGCCTGGAGACCACCCAGTCACGCGAAGGTGCGCTCGACGGCGCGTGGTGGCCCCATTCACGGGACATCCGCGCAGAACTTCCCGGTCTGGTCAGGGCGTTGACCGAACACCTCGGGCCCATCGCGAGCGTCGGCCTGGACACGGAAGCCTGGGACGACATCCCGGCCCGCCTGGTCGTCGACGGCCGGTCGGTGCACATCGACCGGTACCCGGTCGGCGATGACACCGTGATCATCACGCGGGGCGACCGCGATCACTTCAGCCTGCTCGTCGTCCCCCCGCAGGCGAGCCAGGAAGCGGCCCTGGCCGCGATGGCCCGCGCGGTCGAGGCCGACGGAACCGACTCCGCGCGGCAGATCCTCATCGCCACCGGCACCGGTCTCGAGCCACCGGCCGAAGCGTCCTGA
- a CDS encoding IS481 family transposase: MPHRNAPLTETGRLRLARCVVEDGWPLRRAAERFQVSPTTAKRWADRYRAHGEAGMSDRSSRPHHSPRRTPTRTERRIIKVRVLRRWGPARIAYLLRLNPATVHRVLTRYRLARLTHLDRATGRVIRRYEHSAPGELVHVDIKKLGNIPHGGGHRVLSRQAGRRTRSGTGYSYLHNAVDDHSRLAYSEILPDERKDTAAAFWTRAQDFFAQAGITVQRVLTDNGACYKSHPWRDVLAQAGITHKRTRPYRPQTNGKVERFNRTLLDEWAYARPYQTEQERRDAYPAWLHTYNHHRGHTALAGKPPASRIPNLTGQNS, from the coding sequence ATGCCACACCGTAACGCACCGCTGACCGAGACCGGACGCCTGCGCCTGGCCCGCTGCGTCGTCGAGGACGGCTGGCCGCTGCGGCGGGCCGCCGAACGCTTCCAAGTCTCACCGACCACGGCCAAGCGCTGGGCCGACCGCTACCGCGCCCACGGCGAGGCGGGCATGAGCGACCGCTCCAGCCGCCCTCACCACAGCCCCCGCCGGACCCCGACCCGCACCGAGCGTCGGATCATCAAGGTCCGCGTCCTGCGACGCTGGGGCCCGGCACGCATCGCCTACCTGCTGCGACTCAACCCGGCCACCGTGCACCGGGTCCTGACCCGCTACCGCCTCGCCCGCCTGACCCACCTCGACCGCGCCACCGGCCGCGTCATCCGACGCTACGAGCACTCCGCGCCCGGCGAGCTGGTGCACGTCGACATCAAGAAGCTCGGCAACATTCCCCACGGCGGCGGCCACAGGGTGCTCAGCCGCCAGGCCGGCCGCAGGACCCGCTCCGGGACCGGATACAGCTACCTCCACAACGCCGTCGACGACCACTCCCGCCTGGCCTACAGCGAGATCCTGCCCGACGAACGCAAGGACACCGCCGCCGCGTTCTGGACCCGCGCCCAGGACTTCTTCGCTCAGGCCGGGATCACCGTCCAGCGCGTGCTGACCGACAACGGCGCCTGCTACAAGTCCCACCCATGGCGCGACGTCCTGGCCCAGGCCGGGATCACCCACAAGCGAACCCGGCCCTACCGGCCGCAGACCAACGGCAAGGTCGAACGCTTCAACCGCACCCTGCTCGACGAATGGGCCTACGCACGGCCCTACCAAACCGAGCAAGAACGCCGCGACGCCTACCCCGCCTGGCTCCACACCTACAATCACCACCGCGGACACACCGCACTCGCAGGCAAGCCACCCGCCAGCCGCATCCCCAACCTCACGGGTCAGAACAGCTAG
- a CDS encoding APC family permease, whose protein sequence is MRKLVALPVLSADALSSVAYGPEAMLGVLVLAGAAGLRYSVPIAVTIVFLMLAVGVSYRQTIRAYPHGGGSYIVATANLGRVPGLAAAAGLMTDYILTVAVSIASGMAAITSAIPSLQGDVVPIGVAVIAVLLAGNLRGVRQAGALFAAPTYAFVIALLALVTVGLSDAVGRGFHPAATPQLTATEGVSLLLVLRAFASGSTAMTGIEAISNAVPAFQPTEWRNARTTLTWMVGLLVALFAGTVTLVHLDGIVPNSRETVLSQLAHRTFGSGFGYVFTQASTAAILLLAANTAYNDFPRVLFLLARDSQAPRIFLRLGDRLAFSNGIILLSVAAAAIYAAFGGKTGPLIPLYAVGVFLAFTLSQTGMVVHWWRLRDRHWRKSLAFNATGALLSAVVLITAGITKFTEGAWFAVLTVGLFVLVTTRIRHHYDTVGAATALHPHAVEVPSRTVTPPSSEERTARGTARTPGTAPGATFETTAEAESEETPEEIHPLSIVPIATLDQAGMRALAYAASLQQPVLALHISSSADEAQRFRAYWNLWGDHLPLKIVLSPYRAIVAPLVNYIESLHHQRPDLTLTVILPEIVVRHWRHRLLHNRLAARLRRALRPLPKVVVTTVPFHV, encoded by the coding sequence ATGCGCAAGCTGGTGGCGTTGCCGGTGCTTTCCGCCGACGCGCTCTCCTCGGTCGCGTACGGGCCCGAGGCGATGCTCGGCGTCCTCGTCCTGGCTGGTGCTGCGGGTTTGCGGTACTCGGTGCCGATCGCCGTGACGATCGTCTTCCTGATGCTCGCGGTCGGGGTGTCGTACCGTCAGACGATCCGGGCGTATCCGCACGGCGGCGGTTCGTACATCGTCGCCACCGCCAACCTCGGCCGCGTTCCCGGGTTGGCGGCCGCTGCCGGACTGATGACCGACTACATTCTCACGGTCGCGGTCTCGATCGCCTCCGGCATGGCGGCGATCACCTCGGCGATCCCCTCCCTCCAAGGCGACGTCGTGCCGATCGGCGTCGCCGTGATCGCCGTGCTGCTCGCCGGGAACCTCCGCGGTGTGCGGCAGGCGGGTGCACTGTTCGCCGCGCCGACCTACGCCTTCGTGATCGCGCTTCTGGCACTCGTCACCGTGGGTCTGTCCGACGCGGTCGGCCGCGGTTTCCACCCGGCGGCGACACCACAGCTGACCGCGACCGAGGGCGTCAGCCTGCTTCTGGTCCTGCGTGCCTTCGCCTCGGGTTCGACGGCGATGACAGGCATCGAGGCGATCTCCAACGCGGTGCCGGCCTTCCAGCCGACCGAGTGGCGCAATGCCCGCACGACACTGACCTGGATGGTCGGCCTGCTCGTCGCACTGTTCGCCGGCACGGTCACACTCGTCCACCTCGACGGCATCGTCCCGAACTCACGGGAGACGGTCCTGTCGCAGCTCGCCCATCGCACCTTCGGCTCGGGCTTCGGCTACGTGTTCACCCAGGCCTCCACCGCCGCGATCCTGCTCCTCGCGGCCAACACCGCCTACAACGACTTCCCCCGCGTCCTGTTCCTGCTGGCCCGTGACAGCCAGGCACCGAGGATCTTCTTGCGACTGGGCGACCGTCTGGCCTTCAGCAACGGGATCATCCTGCTCTCGGTCGCCGCGGCCGCCATCTACGCGGCGTTCGGCGGCAAGACCGGCCCTCTGATCCCGCTCTATGCCGTCGGCGTCTTCCTCGCCTTCACTCTGTCGCAGACCGGCATGGTCGTTCACTGGTGGCGCCTGCGCGACCGCCACTGGCGCAAGAGCCTCGCCTTCAACGCCACCGGCGCCCTGCTCTCGGCGGTCGTCCTCATCACCGCCGGCATCACCAAGTTCACCGAGGGCGCCTGGTTCGCCGTGCTCACGGTGGGACTGTTCGTCCTGGTCACGACACGCATCCGGCACCACTACGACACGGTCGGCGCGGCGACCGCCCTGCATCCGCATGCCGTCGAAGTCCCCAGCCGTACGGTCACACCGCCGAGTTCGGAGGAGCGCACGGCACGAGGCACCGCACGGACACCCGGCACCGCGCCCGGAGCAACGTTCGAGACCACGGCTGAAGCCGAGAGCGAGGAGACTCCCGAGGAGATCCACCCCCTGTCGATCGTGCCGATCGCCACCCTGGACCAGGCCGGCATGCGGGCCCTCGCCTACGCCGCCTCGCTCCAGCAGCCGGTCCTCGCGCTCCACATCAGCTCCAGCGCGGACGAGGCCCAACGCTTCCGCGCGTACTGGAACCTGTGGGGCGACCACCTACCCCTGAAGATCGTCCTCTCCCCCTATCGCGCGATCGTCGCACCGCTGGTCAACTACATCGAGTCGCTGCACCACCAGCGCCCGGACCTCACCTTGACCGTCATCCTCCCGGAGATCGTCGTACGGCACTGGCGCCACCGCCTCCTGCACAACCGTCTCGCGGCCAGGCTACGGAGAGCGCTGCGCCCCCTGCCGAAGGTCGTCGTCACGACCGTCCCGTTCCACGTGTAG
- a CDS encoding tyrosine-type recombinase/integrase encodes MPSPASPGSGCPQLHRPAATGSAAKVSHLHSNHRASRRTHDLRHTAASIMIAADIPVAVVSKTMRHSTLAITINLYGHLLKDSAGEAVKALSAALDHADAQAARQTDPAVGRNFGQAA; translated from the coding sequence CTGCCCTCCCCGGCGTCACCCGGATCAGGCTGCCCCCAGCTCCACCGCCCTGCTGCGACAGGATCAGCGGCGAAGGTCTCTCACCTCCACTCGAACCACCGCGCCTCACGGCGCACCCACGACCTGCGCCACACCGCGGCCAGCATCATGATCGCCGCCGACATCCCCGTCGCCGTCGTCTCCAAGACGATGCGCCACTCCACCCTCGCCATCACCATCAACCTCTACGGCCACCTCCTCAAGGACTCCGCCGGCGAAGCCGTCAAGGCGCTCTCCGCCGCCCTCGACCACGCGGACGCCCAGGCAGCCCGCCAGACGGACCCCGCCGTCGGTCGCAACTTCGGACAGGCGGCGTGA
- a CDS encoding exodeoxyribonuclease III: MIVVTSVNVNGIRAAARKGFVEWLAGTEADVICLQEVRSEPEQLPVELRDLDGWHAVWAPSVTKGRAGVAILSRTEPQRTAIGFGSEEFDNSGRYVEIDLPGLTIASLYLPSGEVGTERQDEKERFMAEFLVHLDALRTRAAADGREVVVCGDWNIAHRPEDLKNWKSNQKSAGFLPEERAWLSRVYDEAGYVDVVRTLHPDRTGPYTWWSYRGRAFDNDSGWRIDLVVSTRNLAEKCVEAYVERAASHAERWSDHAPVTAVFDLHN; the protein is encoded by the coding sequence CAGCCAGGAAGGGCTTCGTCGAATGGCTGGCCGGCACCGAGGCGGACGTGATCTGCCTCCAGGAGGTGCGCTCCGAACCCGAGCAACTGCCCGTCGAACTGCGTGACCTGGACGGCTGGCACGCGGTCTGGGCCCCCTCCGTCACCAAGGGCCGGGCCGGCGTCGCCATCCTGTCCCGGACGGAGCCGCAGCGCACCGCGATCGGATTCGGATCCGAGGAATTCGACAATTCGGGCAGGTACGTCGAAATCGACCTGCCCGGACTTACCATCGCCAGCCTCTACCTCCCCTCCGGCGAAGTCGGCACCGAGCGCCAGGACGAAAAGGAACGCTTCATGGCGGAATTCCTCGTCCACCTCGACGCCCTGCGCACCCGCGCCGCCGCCGACGGCCGAGAGGTCGTCGTCTGCGGCGACTGGAACATCGCCCACCGCCCCGAGGACCTCAAGAACTGGAAGTCCAACCAGAAGTCCGCCGGCTTCCTCCCCGAAGAACGCGCCTGGCTCTCCCGCGTCTACGACGAGGCCGGCTACGTCGACGTCGTCCGCACCCTCCACCCCGACCGCACCGGCCCCTACACCTGGTGGTCCTACCGCGGCCGCGCCTTCGACAACGACTCGGGCTGGAGGATCGACCTAGTTGTCTCTACTAGAAACCTCGCTGAGAAATGCGTCGAGGCCTACGTCGAACGAGCAGCTTCCCACGCCGAACGCTGGTCAGACCACGCGCCCGTCACAGCGGTATTCGATCTGCACAACTAG
- a CDS encoding DUF5994 family protein: MTATPDPTATQPPGPGPTVRLSLTPEGATRGRLDGAWWPRSHDLLRELPPLAAALDPTWGKVTRVTVNPTHWPVIPRRVQVAGHVIHVGWFEQEQDADEVIVCSFTPLRLELLVIPPEAEASAAEWLMTAASDPANTRTGTDLLTAAGAPTADPRADG, encoded by the coding sequence ATGACCGCGACCCCCGATCCCACCGCCACCCAGCCACCTGGGCCGGGGCCGACGGTCCGCCTGTCACTGACACCCGAGGGCGCCACGCGCGGCCGGCTGGACGGAGCATGGTGGCCGCGCTCGCACGATCTCCTGCGCGAGCTGCCCCCGCTGGCGGCAGCACTGGACCCCACGTGGGGGAAGGTCACCCGTGTCACCGTGAATCCGACGCACTGGCCGGTCATCCCCCGACGCGTCCAGGTCGCAGGCCACGTCATCCACGTCGGGTGGTTCGAACAGGAGCAGGACGCGGACGAGGTGATCGTGTGCTCCTTCACCCCTCTACGCCTGGAGCTCCTGGTGATTCCCCCGGAGGCCGAAGCCTCCGCCGCCGAGTGGCTGATGACAGCGGCGTCCGACCCGGCCAACACGCGCACCGGCACCGACCTCCTGACAGCCGCGGGCGCGCCGACCGCAGACCCGCGGGCAGACGGGTGA